A genomic region of Ewingella sp. CoE-038-23 contains the following coding sequences:
- a CDS encoding lysozyme, whose protein sequence is MAVSPGVKSKLSKAVIALIISGASASAILSQFLDEKEGNRLNSYQDGKGIWTICRGATRVDGKPVAQGMRLTAQKCDQVNQIEQEAAIAWVKKNVHVPLTQPQIAGIASFCPYNIGPGKCFPSTFYRKLNAGDRRGACAEIKRWVRDGGKDCNIRANNCFGQIERRDQESELTCWGLDG, encoded by the coding sequence ATGGCCGTTTCGCCTGGTGTTAAAAGCAAGCTCAGCAAGGCTGTGATCGCTCTAATAATTTCTGGCGCTAGCGCCTCGGCGATACTCAGCCAGTTCCTCGATGAGAAAGAAGGCAATCGCCTCAACTCCTATCAGGACGGAAAAGGCATCTGGACAATCTGTCGCGGCGCCACGCGCGTTGACGGGAAGCCAGTAGCGCAGGGTATGCGCCTTACCGCGCAAAAATGCGACCAGGTGAACCAGATTGAGCAGGAAGCGGCGATCGCGTGGGTTAAGAAGAATGTCCACGTACCGCTGACTCAGCCACAAATTGCCGGAATTGCCTCGTTCTGCCCGTACAACATCGGCCCCGGCAAATGCTTCCCCTCCACGTTCTATCGCAAGCTTAATGCTGGCGATCGTCGTGGGGCATGCGCCGAGATAAAGCGCTGGGTGCGGGATGGCGGCAAAGACTGCAACATCCGCGCGAATAACTGTTTCGGCCAGATCGAGCGCCGCGACCAAGAGAGCGAGCTGACATGCTGGGGGCTTGATGGTTAA
- a CDS encoding PBSX family phage terminase large subunit, with protein sequence MYGGRGGGKSVEIARSLVIQGAIEPMIILCAREFQNSINDSVLALLDAEIHALGLAHFYKVKNNEIEGRNGTRFAFKGLRNNIQSIKSMYGIKICWVEEAQTVSQDSWDTLGPTVRANKSEVWVSYNPREATDPTYMLMKRHEEDPPDGGAIIRQVNYPDNAFFPDVLRQEMEYCKRIDYEAYEHIWLGLPRAISEAVIFSGKYRVEAFPDDLYLQADRLFFGADFGFSQDPSTLIRCFMLDNSLYIEYEAYGVGVELVQMAQFYDSIPEARKWPIHGDNSRPETISYIGQQGFNIDAASKWPGSVEDGITYLRSFETIVIHERCKHMIDEARLYSYKTDRLTGEILPIIVDKHNHCWDAVRYGLDGYITSADGLGTWAKLGRG encoded by the coding sequence ATGTACGGCGGTCGCGGTGGCGGTAAATCGGTTGAAATAGCTCGCTCTCTGGTTATTCAGGGCGCGATTGAGCCGATGATCATCCTCTGCGCGCGTGAGTTCCAAAACTCTATTAACGATTCGGTGCTGGCACTGCTGGACGCTGAGATCCATGCGCTCGGTCTCGCTCACTTCTATAAGGTAAAAAACAACGAAATCGAGGGGCGTAACGGCACCCGTTTTGCGTTTAAAGGCTTGCGTAACAACATCCAGAGCATCAAGTCGATGTACGGCATCAAGATTTGCTGGGTGGAAGAGGCGCAGACGGTATCGCAAGACAGCTGGGACACCCTCGGCCCGACCGTTCGCGCCAACAAGTCAGAAGTTTGGGTTTCCTATAACCCGCGCGAGGCGACCGATCCAACGTACATGTTGATGAAGCGCCACGAAGAAGACCCGCCGGACGGTGGAGCTATCATCCGCCAGGTTAACTATCCGGATAATGCCTTCTTCCCTGACGTTCTGCGGCAGGAAATGGAGTACTGCAAGCGCATCGATTACGAGGCATACGAGCATATTTGGCTCGGTTTGCCGCGCGCGATTAGCGAGGCGGTTATCTTCTCCGGCAAGTATCGCGTTGAAGCATTTCCCGATGATTTGTACCTTCAGGCAGATCGACTCTTCTTTGGCGCTGACTTCGGTTTCTCGCAAGACCCATCCACGCTCATACGCTGCTTCATGCTCGATAACTCACTGTATATCGAGTACGAGGCTTACGGCGTGGGCGTCGAGCTGGTCCAAATGGCCCAGTTCTACGACTCAATCCCCGAAGCGCGCAAGTGGCCCATTCATGGCGATAACAGCCGACCGGAGACAATCAGCTACATCGGACAGCAAGGCTTCAACATCGACGCCGCGTCGAAATGGCCCGGCAGCGTGGAAGACGGCATCACTTACCTTCGCAGCTTCGAAACGATAGTCATCCATGAGCGCTGTAAGCACATGATCGACGAGGCGCGCCTCTACTCCTACAAAACCGACCGGCTGACCGGGGAAATCCTCCCGATCATCGTCGATAAACACAACCACTGCTGGGATGCCGTGCGATATGGCCTTGATGGCTACATCACAAGCGCGGATGGCCTTGGCACGTGGGCGAAACTTGGCAGAGGCTGA
- a CDS encoding DUF1073 domain-containing protein: protein MSQTQSVESISIPTHDSYENFVARLGLNESNQSGASTYKNNWTSRNRLLVEQAYRSSWLVGVGVDAVPDDMTRKGITITSKLEDGRKKQLDNAWDEMGLWEALNDTLKWARLYGGAVGVILIDGQNYSTPLRIEAIAKDSFKGIMVMDRWMLNAATEQRVKEIGPDFGMPEFYRVVTSATGIPPWKIHHSRLIRFDGVPLPYQQRLTENDWGMSVIERCFDRLLAFDSATTGVAQLIYKAHLRTYSIEGLRGLLAMGKDNPAFKALMAHMDMIRQYQSSEGMTIMDAKDKFEAHSYAFAGLSDVLAQFGQQVSGAFGIPLVRLFGQSPAGFSTGDTDLANYYDNVSTQQERKLRRPVRKLFAVLHMSMYSTPLPDDFSFEFNELWQTPDGERAETAGKVVDATVKAVDAGLMTEKAGAQHLQETSRVTGLGGTISDEDIDNASDLPPPSEKDLDNIETTEPEAGGAAAKNAITTDSPGSRSHRRGFLRWF from the coding sequence ATGTCACAAACACAATCTGTCGAGTCGATAAGCATCCCGACCCACGACAGCTACGAAAACTTTGTTGCCCGACTGGGCCTGAACGAGTCGAACCAGTCTGGCGCCAGCACCTACAAGAACAACTGGACGTCGCGTAACCGGCTGCTGGTCGAGCAGGCTTACCGTTCATCATGGCTCGTCGGCGTTGGCGTTGATGCCGTTCCTGACGACATGACCCGCAAGGGCATCACCATCACCTCAAAGCTGGAAGACGGCCGCAAGAAGCAGCTCGACAACGCTTGGGATGAAATGGGGCTGTGGGAGGCACTGAACGACACGCTGAAATGGGCGCGGTTATACGGCGGCGCGGTCGGGGTGATCCTGATTGACGGGCAGAACTATTCGACGCCGCTGCGCATCGAGGCAATCGCGAAGGACTCCTTCAAAGGCATCATGGTGATGGACCGCTGGATGCTCAACGCAGCGACCGAGCAGCGCGTCAAAGAGATCGGGCCGGACTTTGGCATGCCTGAGTTTTACCGCGTAGTGACGTCTGCAACCGGCATCCCGCCGTGGAAGATCCACCACTCGCGGCTAATTCGTTTTGATGGGGTCCCACTGCCATATCAGCAGCGCCTGACCGAAAACGACTGGGGGATGTCAGTTATCGAGCGCTGTTTTGATCGCCTTCTGGCGTTCGACTCCGCGACGACTGGCGTGGCCCAGCTGATTTACAAAGCCCACCTTCGCACGTACAGCATTGAAGGGCTTCGCGGCCTGCTGGCGATGGGTAAAGACAACCCAGCATTTAAAGCGCTGATGGCGCATATGGACATGATTCGCCAGTACCAGAGCAGCGAAGGCATGACGATCATGGACGCCAAGGATAAGTTCGAGGCCCATTCGTATGCCTTCGCCGGGCTAAGCGACGTGCTGGCGCAGTTCGGCCAGCAGGTATCCGGCGCGTTCGGCATTCCTCTTGTCCGGCTGTTCGGCCAATCGCCGGCCGGATTCTCAACCGGCGACACTGATCTCGCCAACTACTACGACAACGTGTCCACTCAGCAGGAAAGAAAGCTGCGCCGTCCTGTGCGCAAGCTTTTTGCCGTGCTGCACATGAGCATGTACTCAACGCCACTGCCCGATGACTTCTCCTTCGAGTTCAATGAGCTGTGGCAGACGCCTGACGGCGAGCGCGCGGAAACGGCCGGCAAGGTGGTTGATGCGACGGTTAAAGCAGTTGATGCCGGGCTTATGACTGAGAAGGCCGGTGCACAACATCTGCAGGAGACGTCACGTGTAACCGGGTTGGGCGGAACTATAAGCGACGAGGATATTGATAATGCCAGCGATCTCCCGCCGCCGAGCGAGAAAGACCTCGATAACATCGAAACCACCGAACCTGAAGCGGGCGGAGCGGCAGCTAAGAACGCAATTACGACAGATAGCCCAGGCAGTCGGAGCCATCGTCGAGGGTTCTTACGATGGTTCTAA
- a CDS encoding class II holin family protein translates to MKMDKLTTVVAYGASAGSVLNGLLNTFSPDQWNAIGVLAGISVAVLTYMTNLYFKIKEDRRRARALGGE, encoded by the coding sequence ATGAAAATGGACAAATTAACTACTGTCGTTGCATACGGAGCATCGGCGGGTAGCGTCCTGAACGGCCTGTTAAACACATTTAGTCCGGATCAGTGGAATGCTATCGGCGTGCTGGCAGGCATCAGCGTTGCGGTGCTGACGTATATGACCAACCTCTATTTCAAAATCAAAGAAGACCGCAGGCGCGCCCGCGCGCTAGGCGGTGAGTAA
- a CDS encoding terminase small subunit → MAKPDWGTLQNQYLADHASTGISPKEWCEAQGLNYTSARRYIKKPSAQKTAHKELRKTAQKQTPLDDDRAVSASAAQEEPSENEGVLKPQHEQFAQNIARGMTQKEAAICAGYSPTRADTQAPTLLKRPDVRRRIRELRQEAALLVTFDAKDLAELSYKSAQQALLDKRFGQVAPNVKNAAQLTGIDMAASKTEVNVDLAGLSYGKVCIVTPANCPSDVWASHMEKLRAGKTIAQS, encoded by the coding sequence ATGGCAAAACCGGACTGGGGAACACTGCAAAACCAGTACCTCGCCGATCATGCCAGCACTGGAATATCCCCTAAAGAATGGTGTGAAGCGCAAGGTCTAAATTACACCTCTGCGCGCAGGTACATCAAAAAACCTTCTGCGCAAAAAACTGCGCACAAAGAATTGCGCAAAACTGCGCAAAAGCAGACGCCACTAGATGACGACCGCGCAGTAAGCGCCAGCGCTGCGCAGGAAGAACCGTCGGAAAACGAGGGTGTTCTAAAGCCGCAGCACGAACAATTTGCGCAGAACATTGCGCGCGGCATGACCCAAAAAGAAGCCGCAATCTGCGCGGGCTACTCACCGACGCGAGCTGACACTCAAGCCCCGACTCTGCTCAAGCGGCCAGACGTTCGCCGCCGTATCCGCGAGCTGAGACAGGAAGCTGCATTGCTCGTAACGTTCGACGCGAAGGATCTGGCGGAGCTTTCTTATAAATCGGCCCAGCAGGCATTACTCGATAAGAGGTTTGGACAGGTCGCGCCCAACGTTAAGAACGCCGCGCAGCTTACCGGCATCGATATGGCGGCCAGTAAGACTGAGGTCAACGTCGATTTAGCTGGCCTGAGCTACGGCAAAGTTTGCATCGTTACCCCGGCTAATTGCCCGAGCGACGTGTGGGCTTCCCACATGGAGAAGCTGCGCGCGGGAAAAACGATAGCCCAGTCATAA
- a CDS encoding phage head morphogenesis protein, protein MDRLDRYADLIEPWAQSVSERLIETLKISDDAMWRDRSLSISAGLRDIMDSSTGSVTRSMMSEQIKLFKSLPINAADRVYEIHNKAIEAVVSGGRSADLAKEIMRTGEVTEARARLIARTEVGRASTSLTQARSTAIGSPGYVWRTAHDGDVRESHRKMEGKYVDWANPPTLDGMTGHAGQFPNCRCYCEVVIPEN, encoded by the coding sequence ATGGACCGCTTGGATCGCTACGCTGATTTGATAGAACCATGGGCGCAGTCGGTATCAGAACGCCTGATTGAAACGCTGAAAATTTCCGATGACGCAATGTGGCGTGACCGGTCACTCTCTATTTCAGCTGGGCTGCGCGACATTATGGATAGCAGTACGGGGTCGGTCACCCGCAGCATGATGTCCGAGCAAATCAAACTCTTCAAATCCCTCCCTATAAACGCCGCAGACCGTGTCTACGAAATCCATAACAAAGCCATTGAGGCTGTTGTGTCTGGGGGACGTTCTGCTGATTTGGCGAAAGAAATCATGCGAACGGGCGAAGTCACTGAAGCGCGCGCGCGCCTGATTGCCCGTACGGAAGTCGGACGCGCATCAACCTCTCTGACGCAGGCTCGCTCAACTGCAATTGGCTCTCCTGGTTATGTGTGGCGAACCGCTCATGATGGCGACGTTCGTGAGTCTCACAGAAAAATGGAAGGAAAGTATGTCGACTGGGCAAATCCCCCCACGCTTGATGGGATGACCGGACACGCTGGCCAGTTCCCCAATTGCAGATGCTACTGCGAGGTGGTTATACCGGAGAATTAA